One region of Fragaria vesca subsp. vesca linkage group LG4, FraVesHawaii_1.0, whole genome shotgun sequence genomic DNA includes:
- the LOC101312824 gene encoding uncharacterized protein LOC101312824 yields the protein MRRSSTSVAIGHGRRKQLVRRGVGLVYCVVGLRPEQLLGRYELGAQHIDPLVVAGGAVPGDVDFAAADGLAVLVSGDGNVADPVRLAVPRLAGHGVEEEGLRDADLCGGVEEGGDLVVGGVLEHDFVEEVGVAVAAGPGVLGVGVVVEGVVGALAEVAAAEDQGSEVDVQRVQEAGPVVFSEES from the coding sequence ATGCGGCGTTCGTCAACCTCGGTGGCGATCGGACATGGACGTCGGAAGCAGCTCGTTCGTAGAGGAGTTGGTCTTGTTTACTGTGTTGTTGGTCTCCGGCCTGAGCAGTTGCTCGGCCGATACGAGCTCGGCGCCCAGCACATTGACCCACTCGTAGTTGCGGGTGGTGCAGTGCCAGGCGACGTAGATTTCGCGGCGGCCGATGGACTTGCTGTACTGGTCAGTGGTGACGGCAACGTAGCCGATCCAGTTAGACTCGCGGTCCCACGACTCGCGGGACATGGAGTGGAGGAGGAAGGCCTCCGGGACGCTGACTTGTGCGGTGGAGTAGAGGAAGGAGGCGATCTCGTAGTTGGCGGCGTCTTGGAGCATGACTTTGTCGAAGAAGTTGGCGTGGCCGTAGCGGCTGGACCCGGCGTACTTGGAGTTGGCGTCGTTGTTGAAGGCGTCGTAGGTGCCCTGGCAGAAGTCGCCGCAGCGGAGGATCAGGGTTCGGAG